One genomic region from Microcystis panniformis FACHB-1757 encodes:
- a CDS encoding sensor histidine kinase, with amino-acid sequence MSKMGYLTTRGSFSVNMDDIDALKRELQQTRLAYQMAVAINHLKSSFLGRVAHELRSPLSSMISLHQMILADLCESPAEEREFIAQGQLAGRKLMAMLDEMINLSKLESGTIPLEGEIFSLTKLWQDWASLTYLQAANRNIQLKFSPLTDDIAIIADYQRLSSALVLLVDAAIANLTSGSICISVSALGEKKVTISLEFSGEIPLWQMPEISPLSLESKPEEVKQFTQALGLSPGLKFQLAKGIIEVSGGEMSLDQINNNSQDKLTRIVFSLPRSPDRKTPRDND; translated from the coding sequence ATGTCAAAGATGGGATATCTTACGACAAGGGGCAGTTTTTCTGTAAATATGGACGATATTGACGCTTTAAAACGGGAATTACAGCAAACTCGCCTCGCTTATCAGATGGCTGTGGCAATTAATCACCTCAAAAGCAGTTTTTTGGGACGGGTTGCCCACGAATTGCGATCGCCATTAAGCAGTATGATCAGTCTCCATCAAATGATTCTCGCCGATCTTTGCGAAAGTCCGGCCGAAGAAAGGGAATTTATCGCCCAGGGGCAACTGGCGGGCCGTAAACTGATGGCAATGCTCGATGAGATGATTAATCTCTCCAAACTAGAGTCGGGTACTATACCTCTGGAGGGAGAAATTTTTTCTTTAACCAAACTCTGGCAAGATTGGGCAAGTTTAACCTATTTACAGGCAGCTAATCGCAATATTCAGCTTAAATTTAGCCCTTTAACCGATGATATTGCTATTATTGCCGATTATCAGCGTTTATCCTCCGCTCTTGTCCTTCTCGTCGATGCAGCGATCGCCAACTTAACCAGCGGCTCTATTTGTATATCGGTCAGCGCCCTTGGCGAGAAAAAAGTCACTATTAGTCTAGAATTTTCAGGGGAAATCCCTCTTTGGCAAATGCCAGAAATTTCTCCTTTGAGTTTAGAATCAAAGCCAGAAGAAGTCAAACAATTTACTCAAGCTCTCGGTCTTTCTCCCGGTCTTAAATTCCAGTTAGCGAAGGGAATTATCGAAGTATCGGGGGGGGAAATGAGCTTAGATCAAATCAATAACAATAGTCAGGACAAGCTCACACGGATCGTTTTTTCTTTACCTCGATCGCCGGACAGGAAAACTCCTCGGGATAACGATTAA
- a CDS encoding L-threonylcarbamoyladenylate synthase → MPTASLNEIVHAALSGQVVSFPTDTVPALAVSPPYAALVFAAKKRTFDKPLILMAASASDLWDYVKGNQEEREIWRQMTEKHWPGSLTLVLPASEKVPKVLNPKDPSTIGIRVPAHAIAREILGRTGVLATTSANLSGQEPLLTPEAIMTTFPSVTVLAPTERQAWGIINSGQPSTVARWQCQRWDILRQGAVFL, encoded by the coding sequence ATGCCTACTGCTTCTCTTAACGAAATTGTTCACGCGGCCCTCAGTGGTCAAGTGGTTTCTTTTCCCACGGATACAGTTCCCGCTTTAGCGGTTTCTCCCCCCTATGCTGCCTTAGTTTTTGCCGCTAAAAAACGGACTTTTGATAAACCTTTAATTCTCATGGCGGCCTCAGCATCAGATTTATGGGATTATGTCAAGGGAAATCAGGAAGAAAGGGAAATTTGGCGGCAAATGACCGAAAAACACTGGCCCGGCTCCCTAACTTTGGTTTTACCTGCTTCTGAAAAAGTACCAAAAGTTCTTAACCCTAAGGATCCTAGCACGATTGGTATCCGAGTTCCCGCTCATGCGATCGCAAGAGAAATTCTCGGTCGAACTGGTGTTTTAGCGACCACAAGTGCTAATCTGTCAGGACAAGAGCCTTTATTAACTCCAGAAGCGATTATGACTACTTTTCCCTCGGTAACGGTGTTAGCTCCCACAGAAAGGCAAGCATGGGGAATAATCAATAGTGGACAACCCTCCACCGTCGCGCGTTGGCAATGTCAAAGATGGGATATCTTACGACAAGGGGCAGTTTTTCTGTAA
- a CDS encoding GIY-YIG nuclease family protein, translated as MNEPDTFANLKQLEYIPYLDDTGNICADFQGKIGVYAIFDREQVLEFVSYSRDIYLSLKQHLARQPQACYWLKIQVIERPNRTILESIKQAWLRESQAVIGNEKLWTEPIDAKLAMTETEKEIFQSADELGKIKLLKQVSRRVENDILSTLEKRGVQMEIRFNPKLKEQGLLDLK; from the coding sequence ATGAATGAGCCTGATACTTTTGCTAATCTCAAACAATTAGAATATATTCCCTACCTAGATGACACGGGTAATATCTGTGCTGATTTCCAGGGAAAAATCGGGGTTTATGCAATTTTTGATCGAGAACAAGTTTTAGAGTTTGTCAGCTATTCTCGTGATATTTATCTCAGTTTAAAACAACATCTTGCCCGACAGCCCCAAGCTTGTTATTGGCTAAAAATCCAGGTTATTGAGCGTCCTAATCGGACTATTCTCGAATCGATTAAACAAGCTTGGCTAAGAGAAAGTCAGGCAGTAATCGGCAATGAAAAACTCTGGACAGAACCAATTGATGCTAAATTAGCCATGACTGAGACAGAAAAAGAAATTTTTCAAAGTGCTGATGAATTAGGGAAAATCAAGTTATTAAAACAGGTATCCAGACGAGTAGAAAACGATATTTTATCAACCCTAGAAAAACGGGGAGTACAGATGGAAATTCGTTTTAATCCCAAGTTAAAAGAACAGGGTTTGCTCGATTTAAAGTAA
- the trpD gene encoding anthranilate phosphoribosyltransferase: MTTPDWPNLLQQLLDRKSLSLNQAQELMTGWLNGQIPEVLSGAILAALQAKGVSAAELAGMAGVLRQQSRLEDPKPHTTPVIDTCGTGGDGASTFNISTAVAFVAAAGGVKVAKHGNRSASSKVGSADVLEYLGVNLSAPSEKVAAALDGVGVTFLFAPGWHPALKSVANLRKTLKVRTVFNLLGPLVNPLRPTGQVIGVYDRQFLTPMATALAEMGTPKAIIVHGREKLDEVGLGDLTDMALLNNGEVISAAIDPLSIAIPRASLNALKGGEVPENAEILKNVLQGGGTPAQRDAVAINASLALQVAEKVSFGDHAAGFALAREILASGLAWQKLEELVKFLA; the protein is encoded by the coding sequence ATGACCACTCCAGACTGGCCAAACCTACTGCAGCAACTACTCGATCGAAAATCCCTTTCCCTTAACCAAGCTCAAGAATTAATGACCGGATGGTTAAACGGCCAGATTCCGGAAGTTTTATCGGGGGCGATTTTAGCGGCTTTGCAAGCAAAAGGAGTCTCGGCCGCCGAATTAGCGGGAATGGCTGGAGTTTTACGGCAACAATCTCGCTTAGAAGACCCTAAACCCCATACTACTCCCGTTATCGATACCTGTGGCACCGGCGGTGACGGGGCCTCAACCTTTAATATTTCCACTGCCGTGGCTTTTGTGGCGGCCGCCGGGGGCGTAAAAGTGGCTAAACACGGCAATCGCTCTGCCTCCAGCAAGGTCGGTTCGGCCGATGTTTTAGAATATCTTGGGGTTAATTTAAGCGCCCCTAGCGAGAAAGTGGCGGCGGCCCTAGATGGGGTGGGAGTGACTTTTCTTTTTGCCCCCGGTTGGCATCCAGCCCTGAAAAGTGTGGCTAATCTCCGCAAAACCCTGAAAGTTCGCACGGTTTTTAATCTTCTGGGCCCTCTAGTTAATCCTCTCCGTCCCACAGGTCAAGTTATCGGGGTTTATGACCGGCAATTTCTCACCCCCATGGCCACGGCTTTAGCAGAAATGGGAACCCCAAAGGCGATTATTGTTCACGGCCGGGAAAAACTCGACGAGGTGGGGTTAGGAGACCTGACCGATATGGCTTTATTAAATAATGGCGAGGTGATTTCTGCGGCGATCGATCCCTTGTCAATTGCTATCCCCAGAGCCAGTTTAAATGCCCTTAAAGGCGGGGAAGTGCCAGAAAATGCCGAAATCCTCAAAAATGTCCTGCAAGGGGGGGGAACGCCAGCTCAACGGGATGCTGTGGCGATTAATGCCTCTCTTGCCCTACAGGTGGCAGAAAAGGTCTCTTTTGGCGACCATGCTGCCGGTTTCGCCCTCGCACGCGAGATTTTAGCCAGTGGATTAGCTTGGCAAAAATTAGAGGAGTTGGTTAAGTTTCTCGCCTAG
- a CDS encoding efflux RND transporter permease subunit has product MKESWRERLNISRIAINAPRLTIGFWLAVAVAGILAFSSLKYALFPDISFPVVIINAQADLATAITTEQQLTKPLEKPLFSLPGCRDISSTTSSGQSIISIFFKIGTNLDKATAAVKQAISQVPLPPQATTEVIPVDLNESATVTYALVSEQKTLEELSQIAQDNLIPPLKALPDTAKVNLLGQGTVREDNPHKSLTRPLPTLVRFNGQEAIAVQVIKKGAANSLDLVAQAEKRVKDIAQKLPDVKIILAETQTEYIRAALQGTIDDLLLAVLLSVLVILIFLGSFAATIISALVIPLSLLGTFIIMAIYGFNLETLTLLALALVIGIVVDDAIVDVENISRLIDAGETPKNAALKGTREIGLAVTASTLTIVAVFIPVAFMGGAVGQFFQPFGLTVSAAVIFSLLIARTLSPVLAVYWLKPQSRAKMMKQKRPIENAYRRLLNWSLRHRLLVIAIALITFLAGIALIPFISRGFIPRLDRGEFNLVYTSPLPKITQISPNKPTAKSYSDSFAWISQLASSPESFLLRRTIRDGSKLEAPILQDGEVESTFLIAGLRGEPNRGKIHVTLKSDRKSHTSAVQQRIRQILPPIRGVNVSVEDIPFVQTEAEKPIQIAIKSDNLPLLRDSAEKLRVESAKIAGLKDISLSSRLNERGDFLAIERLNGQQAIFLSANLSPDLGLEDAAIKIEGIPLPEGITLQRWGTSSQSSDVLGSFGRTLILATILMLGVLWLLFRRLLETIVIALCLPLAIVGAMLGLLVTGSEFSMISLIGFIFLLGLLDKNAVLLLDYTNQLRQQGWSREEAVLETGMIRLRPILMTTCSTILGMIPLALGLGTGAELRQPMAMVIVGGLVTSSLLSLIVVPVLYLSLEDVWNQIKAGQK; this is encoded by the coding sequence ATGAAAGAATCGTGGCGAGAACGTCTGAATATCTCTCGAATAGCGATTAATGCCCCGAGGTTAACCATTGGTTTCTGGTTAGCGGTGGCCGTGGCGGGAATTTTGGCTTTTAGTTCCCTAAAATACGCTCTTTTCCCCGATATCAGCTTTCCAGTCGTAATAATTAACGCTCAAGCGGATTTAGCTACTGCTATCACCACGGAACAGCAATTAACTAAACCCCTAGAAAAGCCCCTTTTCTCTCTCCCCGGTTGTCGTGATATTTCCTCGACTACTTCCTCCGGACAGTCAATAATCAGCATTTTCTTTAAAATTGGCACAAATTTAGACAAGGCCACCGCAGCAGTTAAACAGGCTATCTCGCAAGTCCCTTTACCCCCTCAAGCTACCACAGAAGTTATCCCCGTTGATTTAAATGAGTCGGCAACAGTCACCTATGCGCTGGTGAGTGAGCAGAAAACCCTAGAAGAATTAAGCCAAATCGCCCAAGATAATTTAATTCCGCCCTTAAAAGCTCTCCCTGATACGGCTAAAGTTAATTTACTCGGTCAAGGTACAGTTAGGGAAGATAATCCCCATAAAAGCTTAACCCGACCATTACCCACACTGGTGCGCTTTAATGGTCAAGAAGCGATCGCTGTGCAGGTAATCAAAAAAGGTGCCGCTAATAGTCTCGATCTGGTCGCTCAGGCAGAAAAACGGGTTAAAGACATAGCACAAAAACTGCCCGATGTCAAGATAATTTTAGCTGAAACCCAAACGGAATATATTCGCGCTGCCCTACAAGGCACGATCGATGATTTACTTTTGGCAGTTTTGCTGTCGGTGCTGGTTATATTGATATTTTTAGGCAGTTTCGCCGCTACAATCATTTCTGCTCTGGTTATCCCCCTATCTCTTTTGGGGACTTTCATTATCATGGCAATCTATGGGTTTAATCTGGAAACCCTGACGCTGCTGGCTCTCGCTTTGGTGATCGGCATTGTCGTGGATGATGCGATCGTGGATGTAGAAAATATTTCCCGTTTAATCGATGCGGGGGAAACCCCGAAAAATGCGGCACTCAAGGGGACAAGGGAGATCGGATTAGCTGTCACCGCCTCCACTTTAACCATTGTTGCCGTGTTTATACCCGTGGCTTTTATGGGGGGTGCGGTGGGGCAGTTTTTCCAACCCTTCGGTTTAACCGTCTCGGCTGCGGTGATTTTTTCCCTGTTGATCGCCCGAACTTTATCGCCAGTTTTGGCAGTATATTGGCTGAAACCGCAGTCACGGGCAAAAATGATGAAACAAAAGCGACCGATTGAGAACGCCTATCGAAGGCTCTTAAACTGGTCATTGCGTCATCGTTTGCTGGTCATTGCTATTGCCCTAATTACCTTTTTGGCGGGTATTGCCCTGATTCCTTTTATTTCTAGGGGATTTATTCCCCGACTCGATCGCGGCGAGTTTAATCTGGTTTATACTTCTCCTTTGCCGAAAATAACGCAAATTAGCCCTAATAAACCGACGGCTAAGAGTTATAGCGATAGTTTCGCTTGGATTTCCCAGTTAGCGAGTTCTCCCGAAAGTTTTCTTTTGCGTCGCACTATCCGCGATGGCAGCAAATTAGAAGCGCCGATTTTGCAGGATGGGGAAGTGGAATCTACTTTTCTGATCGCCGGTTTACGCGGTGAGCCGAATCGTGGCAAAATTCACGTTACACTGAAGAGCGATCGTAAATCTCACACCAGTGCCGTGCAGCAACGGATTCGGCAAATTTTACCGCCAATTAGAGGGGTGAATGTCAGTGTCGAGGACATTCCTTTTGTGCAGACGGAAGCGGAAAAGCCGATCCAAATTGCGATTAAAAGCGATAATTTGCCACTATTGCGCGATAGTGCCGAGAAATTGCGGGTTGAGTCCGCTAAAATCGCCGGTTTAAAGGATATTTCCCTATCATCTAGATTAAATGAGCGGGGGGATTTTTTGGCGATCGAGCGTTTAAATGGTCAACAGGCGATTTTTCTCAGTGCTAATCTCAGTCCGGATTTAGGCTTAGAAGATGCGGCCATTAAAATTGAAGGGATTCCTTTACCGGAAGGGATAACTTTACAGCGTTGGGGTACTTCTTCTCAAAGTAGCGATGTTTTGGGCAGTTTTGGTCGCACTTTAATCCTGGCGACAATTTTAATGTTAGGAGTTTTATGGTTATTATTCAGAAGACTGCTAGAAACTATCGTCATCGCTTTATGTTTACCTTTAGCGATTGTGGGGGCAATGTTGGGGTTATTGGTAACGGGTAGTGAGTTTAGTATGATTTCTTTGATCGGGTTTATCTTCCTCTTGGGATTACTGGATAAAAACGCTGTGTTATTGCTGGACTATACTAACCAATTGCGTCAACAGGGTTGGAGTCGGGAGGAAGCGGTTTTAGAAACGGGAATGATTAGGTTAAGACCGATTTTAATGACCACTTGTTCGACAATTTTAGGTATGATTCCGCTCGCTTTGGGATTGGGTACCGGTGCGGAATTGCGGCAACCCATGGCGATGGTAATTGTGGGAGGTTTAGTCACTTCTTCCCTGTTGAGTTTAATTGTTGTGCCTGTGTTATATCTAAGTTTAGAGGATGTTTGGAACCAGATTAAAGCCGGTCAAAAGTAG
- a CDS encoding FAD-binding domain-containing protein: MSNLILFWHRRDLRLSDNIGLSKARERSPKIIGVFCLDPAILEGDDIAPARVAYLLGCLEELEKNYRQKGSQLLIIRGNPSQTLVNLASDLSAKAVFFNLDIEPYARQRDQQVIAALQTKGIEVETFWDQLLHAPGQVLTLSKSPYTVYTPFWKNWSQLAKASPKTLENLQGLDENEGDKLTETINLPTLENLGFTWQNPLPLTPGEKAAHSRLEEFCQGVINNYQEDRNFPAFDGTSRLSAALKFGAIGIRTIWTATLELLENCRAEEAKDSIITWQQELAWREFYQHCLYFFPELAEGAYRKEFRHFPWQDNDEHFQAWCQGKTGYPIVDAAMGQLNETGWMHNRCRMIVASFLTKDLIINWQKGEKYFMQKLFDGDLAANNGGWQWSASSGMDPKPLRIFNPASQTQKFDPEGEYIRQWLPELASVDTEYLVTGKIPRLERHRCGYPEPIVDHNQQQKEFKRLYSNQKPKR, translated from the coding sequence ATGTCAAACCTAATCCTTTTCTGGCATCGTCGCGATTTACGTCTCTCGGATAATATTGGACTGAGTAAAGCTAGGGAGCGCAGTCCGAAAATTATCGGGGTTTTCTGCCTCGATCCTGCTATTTTAGAAGGGGATGATATTGCCCCTGCTAGAGTTGCCTATCTCCTCGGTTGTCTAGAGGAATTAGAAAAAAATTATCGCCAAAAAGGTAGTCAATTACTGATTATTCGCGGCAACCCCAGCCAAACACTGGTCAATTTAGCCAGCGATTTATCGGCAAAAGCAGTTTTTTTTAACCTCGATATCGAACCCTACGCGCGTCAACGGGATCAACAGGTAATCGCCGCTTTACAAACAAAAGGAATTGAAGTAGAAACCTTCTGGGATCAACTTCTCCATGCCCCCGGACAAGTCCTCACCCTCTCAAAAAGTCCCTACACCGTGTATACTCCTTTTTGGAAAAATTGGAGCCAATTAGCCAAAGCCAGCCCCAAAACCTTAGAAAACCTGCAAGGATTAGACGAAAATGAGGGGGACAAACTCACAGAAACTATTAACTTACCAACCCTAGAAAATTTAGGTTTTACTTGGCAAAACCCCTTACCCCTCACCCCCGGAGAAAAGGCCGCCCATAGCAGATTAGAAGAATTTTGTCAAGGGGTTATTAACAATTATCAAGAAGATCGTAACTTCCCCGCTTTTGATGGGACCTCGCGCTTGAGTGCCGCTTTAAAATTTGGCGCAATTGGCATCCGCACAATTTGGACGGCAACCCTAGAGTTATTAGAAAATTGCCGCGCCGAGGAAGCAAAAGATAGTATTATCACTTGGCAGCAAGAGTTAGCTTGGCGGGAATTTTACCAGCATTGTCTCTATTTTTTCCCAGAATTGGCTGAGGGTGCTTATAGAAAAGAATTTCGTCATTTTCCTTGGCAGGATAATGACGAACATTTTCAAGCTTGGTGTCAGGGAAAAACCGGCTATCCGATCGTTGACGCGGCCATGGGACAATTGAATGAAACGGGATGGATGCACAATCGTTGTCGCATGATCGTGGCCAGTTTTTTAACCAAAGATTTAATTATTAACTGGCAAAAAGGCGAAAAATACTTCATGCAGAAACTTTTTGATGGCGATTTAGCCGCTAATAATGGTGGTTGGCAGTGGAGTGCCTCTAGTGGCATGGATCCGAAACCTTTAAGAATTTTTAATCCCGCTAGTCAGACACAAAAATTCGATCCGGAAGGGGAATATATTCGTCAATGGTTGCCGGAATTAGCTTCCGTAGATACGGAATATTTAGTAACCGGGAAAATCCCCCGTTTAGAAAGACATCGTTGTGGTTATCCTGAGCCAATTGTCGATCATAATCAACAACAAAAAGAGTTCAAACGACTCTATAGTAATCAGAAGCCAAAACGGTAA
- a CDS encoding Uma2 family endonuclease produces the protein MIITPIIAASLTIPPLENGDKLTRWEFERRYQAMPHLKKAELIEGIVYMASPLRITQHGEPHANIMLWLGFYKAFTPYLQLGDNCTVRLDIDNEPQPDALLRIDKGGQSTISQDDYVEGAPELIVEIAASSASYDVHQKLNVYRRNQVQEYLVWRFYEQEFDWFLLQTGEYIKLEPDSDGIIRSQIFPGLWLDKNALLMGDLGKVLVILQRGLETAEHRDFVNKLTANHS, from the coding sequence ATGATAATTACCCCAATAATAGCTGCTTCTTTAACAATTCCTCCCCTAGAAAACGGCGATAAATTAACTCGATGGGAATTTGAACGACGTTATCAAGCAATGCCCCATCTCAAAAAAGCGGAACTAATTGAAGGAATCGTTTATATGGCATCTCCCTTGAGAATTACCCAACATGGTGAACCCCACGCAAACATTATGTTATGGTTGGGTTTTTATAAAGCTTTTACCCCCTATCTGCAATTAGGGGATAATTGCACCGTGAGATTAGATATTGATAACGAACCCCAACCAGATGCCCTATTAAGAATTGACAAGGGAGGACAATCGACAATTAGTCAAGATGATTATGTAGAAGGCGCGCCGGAATTAATTGTCGAAATTGCTGCTTCTAGTGCTTCCTACGATGTTCATCAAAAATTAAATGTTTACCGTCGCAATCAAGTCCAAGAATACCTAGTCTGGCGGTTTTATGAACAAGAATTTGATTGGTTTCTGCTACAGACAGGAGAATATATTAAACTAGAACCCGATAGTGATGGCATAATACGCTCCCAAATCTTCCCCGGTTTATGGCTAGATAAAAACGCTTTATTAATGGGTGACTTAGGAAAAGTTTTAGTGATTTTGCAGCGGGGGTTAGAAACAGCAGAACATCGAGATTTTGTCAATAAACTAACTGCCAATCACAGCTAG
- a CDS encoding Uma2 family endonuclease yields the protein MTTTPVIAASLTIPPLENGDKLTRWEFERRYQGMPHLKKAELIEGIVYMASPLRFESHAEPHANIIGWLALYKAATPGVRLGDNATVRLDIDNEPQPDALLRIDKGGQSTISQDDYVEGAPELIVEIAASSASYDVHQKLNVYRRNQVQEYLVWRFYEQEIDWFLLQTGEYIKLEPDSDGIIRSQIFPGLWLDKNALLMGDLGKVLVILQRGLETAEHRDFVNKLTSDRSQV from the coding sequence ATGACAACTACCCCAGTAATAGCTGCTTCTTTAACAATTCCTCCCCTAGAAAACGGCGATAAATTAACTCGATGGGAATTTGAACGACGTTATCAAGGGATGCCCCATCTCAAAAAAGCGGAATTAATTGAAGGAATTGTTTATATGGCATCTCCCCTCAGATTTGAAAGTCACGCCGAGCCTCATGCTAATATTATCGGATGGTTAGCTCTTTATAAAGCGGCGACTCCAGGTGTTAGATTGGGTGATAATGCCACCGTGAGATTAGATATTGATAACGAACCCCAACCGGATGCCCTATTAAGAATTGACAAGGGAGGACAATCGACAATTAGTCAAGATGATTATGTAGAAGGAGCGCCGGAATTAATTGTCGAAATTGCTGCTTCTAGTGCTTCCTACGATGTTCATCAAAAATTAAATGTTTACCGTCGCAATCAAGTCCAAGAATACCTAGTCTGGCGGTTTTATGAACAAGAAATTGATTGGTTTCTGCTACAGACAGGAGAATATATTAAACTAGAACCCGATAGTGATGGCATAATACGCTCCCAAATCTTCCCCGGTTTATGGCTAGATAAAAACGCTTTATTAATGGGTGACTTAGGAAAAGTTTTAGTGATTTTGCAGCGGGGGTTAGAAACAGCAGAACATCGAGATTTTGTTAATAAATTAACTAGCGATCGCTCTCAAGTTTAA
- a CDS encoding AAA family ATPase, giving the protein MTFNPRHCHNEREVESKLIVQYLLPKLGYNPEHWYQQVSFGKVRLDFLVYAQKPINKKQFLPSHCLIIEAKNPREKLINHRHRLGYYLNYFKVRWGLLTNGYEIQLYQRKPDKIYLVFRCSGSEIAAHLEQLKSLIGYETLSLGIPALNSPIINHRTPMKTIAIYHHKGGVGKTTVATNLAAALSKKGKRVLLIDIDAQANSTFAVGLIKFQFDDDDDLKDKNVFHLLNDGDITFVPTVVRKSQGFNHPEIDVIPAHISLIEKQTTLTRYGTSNTRLSKKLDKVRDDYDFVIIDTPPSLDFYAQAGLIASDYLIIPSDLKPFSNQGLNSVKSFIKEAINESRENLGKEPLKILGVLPSKISTHAQYLRFNFPRQKQVIPDKYGLPLMESTISERMPLSRCINQYVTVGDLEIPAPQSIMDYAEHQADAGVSAAEFEALALEVLAKIGVK; this is encoded by the coding sequence GTGACTTTCAATCCTCGCCATTGTCATAACGAAAGGGAAGTGGAGAGTAAATTAATTGTCCAGTATTTACTACCCAAACTAGGCTACAATCCCGAACATTGGTATCAACAAGTTAGCTTTGGTAAAGTCCGCTTAGATTTCCTTGTTTATGCTCAAAAACCTATCAATAAAAAGCAGTTTTTACCCTCTCACTGTCTAATTATTGAGGCTAAAAACCCCAGAGAAAAGCTCATCAATCATCGTCACCGCTTAGGTTATTATCTCAACTACTTTAAAGTGCGGTGGGGATTATTAACCAATGGTTATGAGATTCAACTTTATCAAAGAAAACCCGATAAAATTTATTTAGTTTTTAGATGTTCTGGGTCAGAAATTGCCGCTCACTTAGAACAGTTAAAATCTCTGATTGGCTACGAAACTTTATCCCTGGGTATTCCAGCGCTTAATTCTCCAATAATCAACCACAGAACCCCCATGAAAACCATCGCAATTTATCATCATAAAGGTGGTGTTGGTAAAACCACCGTCGCTACCAATCTAGCGGCAGCCTTGAGTAAAAAAGGCAAGCGAGTTTTATTAATTGATATTGATGCTCAAGCTAATAGTACCTTTGCCGTTGGTTTAATTAAGTTTCAATTCGATGATGACGATGATTTAAAAGATAAAAATGTCTTTCATTTGCTCAATGATGGAGACATAACTTTTGTGCCAACTGTTGTCAGAAAATCTCAGGGATTTAATCATCCAGAAATTGATGTAATTCCCGCTCATATTAGCTTAATTGAAAAACAAACTACCCTAACCAGATACGGAACCTCTAACACAAGATTATCTAAAAAATTAGATAAAGTTAGAGATGATTATGACTTTGTTATTATTGACACACCGCCATCCTTAGATTTTTATGCTCAAGCTGGTTTAATTGCTTCCGACTATCTGATTATTCCATCAGATCTTAAACCATTTTCTAATCAAGGTTTAAATAGTGTAAAAAGTTTTATCAAGGAAGCAATTAACGAAAGTCGTGAAAATTTAGGTAAAGAACCCCTAAAAATTTTAGGCGTTTTACCTTCCAAAATTTCCACCCATGCTCAATACTTAAGATTTAATTTTCCCAGACAAAAACAAGTGATTCCAGACAAATATGGTTTACCTTTGATGGAATCGACTATCTCGGAAAGAATGCCTTTATCTCGCTGTATAAATCAATACGTTACTGTAGGAGATTTAGAAATTCCTGCCCCCCAATCTATAATGGATTATGCCGAACATCAAGCTGATGCAGGAGTGTCAGCAGCAGAATTTGAAGCCTTAGCACTGGAAGTTTTAGCTAAAATAGGAGTTAAATAA
- a CDS encoding 4'-phosphopantetheinyl transferase family protein codes for MFISTDEVHLYFISLDPSGDRREKLASLLSEDEIIRANRYHFPQHKRRFLVARGCLREILGSYLAISPEKIEFIYSERGKPSINYQLQFNLSHSEEMAICGLTLTARIGVDLEKMRQMKDLDSLTKRFFCAKEHELVEKSAEKEKLFFQLWTAKEAYLKAVGTGISGGLDQVEVGLNPLKLDNVAGEWQLWTAAIGDNYRATVVIEGSDRVIKTFGLSDL; via the coding sequence ATGTTTATATCTACCGATGAGGTTCATCTCTATTTTATCAGTCTCGATCCCTCTGGGGATAGACGAGAAAAACTGGCTTCTTTGCTCTCGGAAGATGAAATAATTAGAGCTAATCGTTACCATTTTCCCCAACACAAGCGGCGTTTTTTGGTGGCTAGGGGATGTTTACGGGAGATTTTAGGGTCATATTTGGCGATAAGTCCCGAAAAAATCGAGTTTATCTACAGTGAACGGGGAAAACCGAGTATTAACTACCAATTGCAGTTTAATCTCTCCCATTCCGAGGAGATGGCCATCTGTGGCTTGACTTTAACCGCTCGCATCGGGGTAGATTTAGAGAAAATGCGCCAGATGAAAGATCTAGATAGCTTGACAAAAAGGTTTTTTTGTGCTAAGGAACATGAGCTTGTTGAAAAGTCCGCAGAGAAGGAAAAGCTATTTTTTCAGTTATGGACGGCAAAAGAGGCTTATTTAAAGGCAGTGGGAACGGGAATTAGCGGGGGACTCGATCAAGTGGAAGTGGGCCTCAACCCCTTAAAATTAGACAATGTGGCGGGGGAATGGCAATTATGGACAGCGGCAATCGGCGATAATTATCGAGCGACGGTGGTTATCGAAGGTAGCGATCGAGTGATTAAAACCTTTGGCCTTTCTGATCTATGA